The following are encoded in a window of Thunnus albacares chromosome 17, fThuAlb1.1, whole genome shotgun sequence genomic DNA:
- the LOC122966629 gene encoding H-2 class II histocompatibility antigen, A-Q alpha chain-like, with product MRKVASNTANLKKSRLCLKSITTDNKRDTASKYGLKDMYFKTVLVFMGAVGIYAQRIHELCHAHGCFDSSNTQLCLTLDGEEVYHADFKRGVLHWESKIPTTFHVPYAYKYAVYYQSICRRDMYKWKQDKSATTKTKQAPEAIIYPKDEVIKDEENTLICFINHFFSPTINIKWTKNDIEVTVEDLFIKSIPNPDGTFHVFSTLDFVPDEGDIYGCTVEHKALEEPQTKFWEVEINETTIGPAVFCGLGLSLGLLGFAAGTFFFVKGKHYQSILVG from the exons ATGAGGAAGGTAGCATCTAACACAGCCAACCTCAAGAAGTCTCGTCTTTGTTTAAAGTCGATAACCACAGACAACAAGAGAGATACGGCAAGCAAGTACGGACTGAAAGATATGTACTTCAAAACTGTACTTGTTTTCATGGGAGCTGTTGGCATCTATGCACAAC GAATTCATGAACTTTGTCACGCCCATGGATGCTTTGACTCAAGTAATACTCAACTGTGTCTGACACTGGACGGTGAGGAAGTCTACCATGCAGACTTTAAGAGAGGGGTATTGCATTGGGAGAGCAAAATCCCAACAACTTTCCATGTTCCGTACGCCTACAAATATGCAGTATATTACCAATCTATATGCAGACGTGACATGTACAAATGGAAACAAGACAAGTCAGCTACAACAAAGACTAAAC AAGCACCAGAGGCCATCATTTACCCAAAAGATGAAGTGATAAAGGATGAGGAGAATACTCTCATCTGCTTCATCAACCATTTCTTCTCTCCCACCATCAACATAAAGTGGACCAAGAATGATATAGAAGTAACAGTCGAAGACCTTTTTATCAAAAGCATACCAAATCCTGATGGGAcgtttcatgttttttccacCTTGGACTTTGTCCCAGATGAAGGAGACATCTACGGCTGCACTGTGGAACACAAGGCACTCGAGGAACCTCAGACCAAGTTTTGGG AGGTTGAGATAAATGAGACGACTATTGGTCCAGCTGTCTTCTGTGGACTTGGCCTGAGTCTTGGACTTCTTGGGTTTGCTGCAGGAACATTCTTTTTTGTTAAAGGAAAACATTATCAGAGTATCCTAGTGGGCTAG